The Parabacteroides sp. AD58 genome includes a window with the following:
- the ruvA gene encoding Holliday junction branch migration protein RuvA — MIDYIKGEIADLAPARMVMECYGIGYEINISLTTFTAYQGKKEGKIFVYEVIREDVHLLYGFATVLERELFLLLTSVSGVGPNTARMILSSFQPTELIQVIASKDETALTSVKGIGLKTAQRILVDLKNKVKSMEALAPAATSNTRAVPQTEVAEEAVAALVMLGFQKAASQKVVTSILKNDPASPVEQVIKSALKML, encoded by the coding sequence ACTATATAAAAGGCGAAATTGCCGATTTAGCGCCAGCACGTATGGTAATGGAATGCTACGGCATAGGCTACGAAATAAACATTTCATTAACCACCTTTACGGCCTATCAGGGGAAAAAGGAGGGAAAAATCTTTGTCTATGAGGTGATTCGCGAAGATGTTCACCTGTTGTATGGATTCGCGACAGTTCTTGAACGGGAATTGTTCCTGTTGCTTACGTCCGTCTCGGGTGTCGGTCCGAATACAGCACGTATGATATTATCTTCTTTTCAGCCGACCGAACTGATTCAGGTCATCGCATCAAAGGATGAAACAGCCCTTACTTCCGTCAAAGGTATCGGACTAAAAACAGCCCAACGTATTTTGGTTGATCTGAAAAACAAAGTGAAATCGATGGAGGCATTAGCCCCGGCAGCAACCTCAAATACAAGAGCTGTTCCTCAAACAGAAGTAGCCGAAGAAGCAGTAGCAGCCCTTGTCATGTTGGGATTCCAGAAAGCGGCTTCCCAGAAAGTGGTTACGTCAATCCTCAAAAATGATCCGGCTTCTCCTGTCGAACAGGTAATCAAGTCGGCACTTAAAATGCTTTAA
- the sprA gene encoding cell surface protein SprA — protein MKRNSKYIILVCSFILISSLWALNADFLASSRFLPEFELEAPAPQVPDTIPPRFPVSKTTTEEYQDLLKKSPADLKDPENIKTTIEYDIKTGTYIVRTKLGDMELGTPMTLTPEEYQDYSMQQSLQSYFREKNAEEFEKEVNKKFNITDMQFDLGPAERIFGKGGVRVKTQGSAQLSIGLKTNKTDNPSLPIRSRKQTSFNFDEDVQLNVQASVGSKVNFGMNYNTETSFDFDSKQLKLAYTGEEDEIIKSIEAGNVSMTTSNSLINGGAALFGMKADLQFGKLRVNALLAQQESESKTVNSKGGVQTKPFEITIDNYDENRHFFIAQYFRDRYDQALEKLPRVNSAVTINRVEVWVTNKQGNYDQARNIVAFSDLGENRHISNPQFSPQGSSELPSNESNTLYQTIVNSYPDAREISKVTQTFNGVLEGGRDYEKIESARLLNESEYTINKQLGYISLNTQLQPDDILAIAYEYTSGGKVYQVGEFSSDNTNNTTTCLYLKLLKGSNMSPKMPFWDLMMKNVYSLNAYSVQKEKFQLNILYQNDTVGTAVNYISEGAIKDQILLKVMNLDRLNSQEEAHSDGFFDFVDGYTIMADKGKIVFPVVEPFGSHLRKKIGNDAIADKYVFQELYDSTLTAARQIAEKNKFILQGEYKASSGAEIQLEATNVARGSVKVTAGGAVLTENVDYTVDYASGIVTILNENIISSGTPVSVSLENQSTYNMQRKTMMGVDLNYQFTPDFSLGATLMHMSEMPLTTKTVMGDESVKNTLWGLNASYKGESQWLTNMLDKLPLLTLTKPSQIAFNAEFAQLIAGHYENDYTGQYSYLDDFESTQSTIDLLNPYPWNLASTPYDDAATALFPEASRINDVEYGKNRALMAWYYVDGIFTRKNSRSLPSHITKDDLSNHYVRAVQTTELFPNRDISINEDNQLSVLNVAYYPNERGPYNLDAQGVNSDGTLTNPEKRWGGIMRKIDQVDFETANIEYIEFWLMDPFIYNANTAQGGDLYFNLGDISEDILKDEKKFFENGLPVDGDMSQVDTTVWGKVPKQQSTVYAFDNTSGARSLQDVGLNGLSSEEELNFPTYQQFLSELTPRLSAETLEKMTSDPLSVLNNPSGDKFHYFRGSDYDAQQLDILSRYKRYNGTEGNSEESTEAYNTASRTTPDVEDLNQDNTLNTNEKYFEYKISLRPKDMQVGSNYIVNIQPVSVPLANGTTENINWYQFKVPIKQYQRKVGSIEDFKTIRFMRMYMTNFKESTILRFGTFELVRGEWRTYEGDLSNSNVPVADGTLEVSTVNIEENSKRTPVNYVLPPGVSRMRDPSQPQIRQENEQSLSLKVTNLASQDALAVYKSTSYDLRQYKRMQLFSHAEAFINDATALADGELSVFLRLGSDYKNNYYEYEVPLKLTPAGTYSDGSETVWPSQNLLDIQLETLTNLKLNRNRAKRQGQSGVTYQTVYSEYDPNNTRNKISIVGNPSLAEVKVIMIGVRNNSREAKNAEIWVNELRLTDFNEEGGWAANASLNVALSDLGTVNFAGRVETAGFGALDQSVNERRLDDYSQYSVSTSLELGKFFPEKAKVSIPFYYAYSKETTTPKYDPLNQDIKMKDALDNVETQAEKDSIKNYSIDRTTIKSVSFNNVHVDVQSKNPMPYDPANFSLSYSYSENSKQNPETEYERTKDWNGSFAYTYTPYAKPFRPFQKLKQNNGYTKYLKQFSLNYLPSNISFQTTLMRNYYELQLRDLTSQQYTGGKNNIPVSFSQEFYWDRAFSLRWDFTNNLSVNFTSGTNARIEEPYVQVNKQLNPDGYKVWKDSVMQSIKDLGTPLKYDQQFTVTWNLPLQYIPVLDWVNSSVTYDATYNWERSAEIEGDDPIGNVVKNQRQINGQMNLNLQSLYNKNKYLKKINQKFNTSSRNNNQKKKVKKEVKLEKDIVLNPDSGTIVQHGMFTKKLRITARGADGKVYAIKFKPINYAQVMILNKDTAHLKLTIKPGPSGSEEMWNKSIEYATRFAMMLRRINIQYTTSDGMMLPGFLPEVGDMFGQSRSSIGMAPGLGFAFGGVNRSYIDYANDRGWLITNDSTNITPAMISNARNLNINATLEPIPGLKIDLNANRVDTRNTEVQFMYAGMPETYSGNFTMTTIALGGSLGGGGSADNNYASKRFDNFLAYREIIASRMENAYARTSYPNSGFIEGTALANRPYNPDNGNVSLNSADVLIPAFLAAYTGKDPSKVELSAFPSIRSLLPNWRITYNGLTKIPLLQRYFKDITLSHQYKASYSVGSFSSFLNWVDAGQDGLGYVRSVLTGNPTPSSPYDISAVSITDGFSPLLGVDATALNNITGKVEYRTTRNLNLNISSYQLVESNSNEFVIGLGYKFVEFNKVLKMKKTQNFSNDLTVSLDFSYRKTQSLIRKIEEQFTQATSGNIAKTIQFSADYGLSRALTLRAFYDLQINKPLVSSESYPTSNSNYGISLRFSLAQ, from the coding sequence ATGAAACGAAATAGCAAATATATCATACTGGTCTGTTCGTTTATCTTGATAAGTAGCTTATGGGCCTTGAACGCAGATTTCCTGGCATCATCCCGATTCTTGCCGGAATTTGAGTTGGAAGCTCCTGCGCCCCAGGTTCCGGATACGATTCCTCCCCGGTTCCCCGTATCCAAAACAACAACGGAAGAATACCAGGATCTGCTGAAAAAGTCGCCAGCCGACCTGAAAGACCCGGAAAACATCAAGACAACCATTGAATATGATATCAAGACCGGTACTTATATTGTCCGCACCAAGTTAGGAGATATGGAATTGGGTACTCCAATGACATTAACCCCCGAAGAGTATCAGGACTATAGCATGCAGCAGTCTTTGCAATCCTATTTCCGTGAAAAGAATGCGGAAGAGTTCGAGAAGGAAGTCAACAAGAAGTTCAATATCACCGATATGCAGTTCGACTTAGGACCGGCTGAACGTATCTTCGGTAAAGGAGGCGTACGAGTAAAGACACAAGGTTCTGCCCAGTTGTCTATCGGACTGAAAACCAACAAGACGGACAACCCGTCACTCCCGATCCGTTCGCGTAAACAAACATCATTCAATTTCGACGAAGATGTGCAGCTGAATGTTCAGGCATCTGTCGGAAGTAAGGTAAATTTCGGTATGAACTACAATACTGAAACCTCTTTCGACTTCGACTCTAAGCAGTTAAAACTGGCTTATACGGGAGAAGAAGATGAGATTATCAAGTCGATCGAAGCCGGAAATGTCAGTATGACAACCAGTAATTCGCTGATCAATGGTGGAGCAGCGTTGTTCGGTATGAAGGCAGATCTGCAATTCGGGAAGTTACGTGTTAACGCTTTACTCGCCCAACAGGAATCCGAATCCAAAACGGTCAATTCCAAAGGTGGCGTACAGACGAAACCATTTGAAATTACGATCGACAACTACGATGAGAACCGTCACTTCTTCATTGCCCAATATTTCCGCGACCGGTATGACCAGGCACTGGAGAAATTGCCCCGTGTCAATTCAGCCGTTACTATCAACCGTGTGGAAGTCTGGGTAACCAATAAACAGGGGAATTATGATCAGGCCCGCAACATTGTCGCCTTTTCCGATTTAGGAGAAAACAGACACATCAGTAATCCTCAGTTTTCTCCGCAAGGAAGTTCTGAATTACCGAGTAACGAGTCAAATACTTTATATCAGACGATTGTTAACAGCTATCCGGATGCCCGTGAGATCAGTAAAGTAACCCAGACTTTCAATGGTGTGCTGGAAGGCGGACGTGATTACGAGAAAATAGAAAGTGCCCGCTTATTGAATGAGTCTGAATATACCATTAACAAACAGCTTGGATACATTTCTTTAAACACCCAGCTACAGCCGGACGATATTTTGGCCATTGCCTACGAATATACCAGCGGCGGAAAAGTATATCAGGTGGGAGAATTTTCGAGTGATAATACCAACAATACAACCACCTGTCTGTACCTGAAGTTATTGAAAGGCTCCAACATGTCACCGAAAATGCCTTTCTGGGACTTGATGATGAAAAACGTCTATTCTCTGAATGCCTATTCGGTCCAGAAAGAGAAATTCCAGTTAAACATCTTATATCAGAACGATACTGTAGGTACTGCCGTCAATTATATATCGGAAGGAGCTATCAAAGATCAGATTCTGTTGAAAGTCATGAACTTGGACCGTTTGAATTCACAAGAAGAAGCTCACTCGGATGGTTTCTTCGACTTTGTAGACGGTTATACCATCATGGCGGATAAAGGTAAGATCGTCTTCCCGGTGGTGGAACCTTTCGGCTCACATCTCCGCAAGAAAATCGGGAATGATGCCATAGCTGATAAGTATGTCTTCCAGGAATTGTATGATTCTACCCTGACTGCTGCCCGCCAGATTGCTGAAAAGAACAAGTTTATCCTGCAAGGTGAATACAAGGCCTCATCAGGAGCAGAAATACAACTCGAAGCAACCAATGTGGCAAGAGGTTCGGTAAAAGTAACAGCCGGAGGAGCTGTGCTGACGGAAAATGTAGATTATACAGTCGATTATGCTTCAGGTATCGTTACCATTCTGAATGAAAATATTATATCAAGTGGTACTCCTGTCAGTGTAAGTCTTGAAAACCAATCGACTTACAATATGCAACGAAAGACAATGATGGGTGTTGACCTGAACTATCAGTTTACTCCTGATTTCAGTTTAGGAGCCACCCTGATGCATATGTCAGAAATGCCGCTGACGACTAAAACGGTTATGGGAGACGAATCGGTGAAGAATACGTTATGGGGATTAAATGCTTCGTATAAAGGAGAAAGTCAATGGCTGACAAATATGCTGGACAAGTTGCCGTTGCTCACTTTAACGAAGCCCAGTCAGATTGCCTTTAATGCTGAATTTGCCCAGTTAATTGCCGGTCATTACGAGAATGATTATACAGGCCAGTATTCTTATCTGGATGATTTCGAATCAACCCAGAGTACAATCGATTTGCTGAATCCTTATCCCTGGAACTTAGCAAGTACGCCGTATGATGATGCGGCCACGGCTCTCTTCCCGGAAGCCAGCAGAATCAACGATGTGGAATACGGAAAGAATCGTGCGTTGATGGCCTGGTATTATGTAGATGGAATCTTTACCCGTAAAAACTCCCGTTCATTGCCGAGTCATATTACGAAAGATGACTTGTCGAATCACTATGTACGAGCTGTCCAGACAACCGAATTGTTCCCGAACCGGGATATCAGTATCAATGAAGACAATCAGTTGTCTGTATTGAACGTCGCTTATTATCCCAATGAACGCGGTCCGTATAACCTAGATGCACAAGGTGTTAATTCGGACGGTACATTGACAAACCCCGAAAAACGCTGGGGCGGTATTATGAGAAAGATCGATCAGGTTGATTTCGAGACAGCGAATATCGAATACATCGAATTCTGGTTAATGGATCCTTTCATCTATAATGCCAATACAGCGCAAGGAGGTGATTTGTATTTCAACTTGGGAGATATTTCCGAAGATATCCTGAAAGATGAAAAGAAGTTCTTCGAGAACGGTCTTCCGGTAGACGGAGATATGAGTCAGGTTGACACCACCGTCTGGGGTAAAGTTCCGAAACAGCAAAGTACTGTGTATGCTTTCGATAATACGTCTGGCGCCAGAAGCTTGCAGGATGTCGGATTAAACGGTCTGTCATCTGAAGAAGAATTGAACTTCCCGACTTATCAGCAATTCTTGTCGGAACTGACACCCCGGCTTTCTGCTGAAACACTGGAGAAAATGACAAGCGATCCGCTGTCTGTCCTGAATAACCCATCTGGAGATAAGTTCCATTATTTCCGTGGTTCAGACTATGATGCACAGCAACTGGACATCCTGAGCCGATACAAACGATATAATGGTACGGAAGGAAACTCGGAAGAATCAACGGAAGCATACAACACGGCTTCCCGGACAACGCCTGATGTAGAAGACCTGAATCAGGACAATACATTAAATACAAACGAGAAGTATTTTGAATACAAGATCTCGCTTCGTCCGAAAGATATGCAGGTTGGATCGAATTATATCGTCAATATCCAACCGGTATCAGTTCCTTTAGCAAACGGAACAACCGAAAATATTAACTGGTATCAGTTTAAAGTGCCTATTAAGCAATACCAACGTAAGGTCGGCTCCATCGAAGACTTCAAGACAATCCGCTTTATGCGTATGTATATGACCAACTTCAAGGAATCAACCATTCTCCGTTTTGGTACTTTTGAACTGGTTCGAGGTGAATGGCGTACGTACGAAGGTGATCTTTCTAATTCAAATGTACCTGTAGCCGATGGAACCTTAGAGGTCTCTACGGTAAACATTGAAGAGAACAGCAAGAGAACTCCGGTCAACTATGTATTGCCGCCGGGCGTATCTCGTATGCGCGACCCAAGTCAACCGCAGATCCGACAAGAGAATGAGCAGTCTTTGTCATTAAAGGTTACTAACTTAGCTTCTCAGGATGCATTGGCCGTTTATAAGAGTACCAGTTACGATTTGCGTCAATACAAACGGATGCAATTATTCAGCCACGCCGAAGCATTCATCAATGATGCAACAGCATTAGCCGATGGTGAACTATCCGTCTTCTTGCGTTTGGGTTCAGACTATAAGAACAATTACTACGAATATGAAGTTCCTCTGAAACTGACTCCTGCAGGTACGTATAGCGATGGTTCGGAAACCGTATGGCCGTCTCAGAACTTATTGGACATTCAATTAGAGACACTGACCAACTTAAAGCTGAACCGGAACCGGGCCAAACGACAAGGCCAGAGCGGAGTAACTTATCAGACGGTTTATTCGGAATATGATCCGAACAATACCCGTAATAAAATCAGCATCGTGGGTAACCCAAGTCTGGCTGAAGTGAAAGTGATCATGATCGGTGTCCGGAATAATTCGCGTGAGGCCAAGAATGCTGAAATCTGGGTAAACGAATTACGTCTGACCGACTTCAACGAAGAAGGCGGCTGGGCTGCTAATGCTTCTTTGAATGTTGCCTTATCAGATCTGGGTACAGTCAACTTTGCCGGACGCGTCGAAACGGCAGGTTTCGGAGCGTTGGATCAATCGGTCAATGAAAGACGATTGGACGACTACTCTCAATACAGTGTTTCTACTTCGTTGGAGTTAGGTAAATTCTTCCCCGAAAAAGCCAAGGTAAGCATTCCTTTCTATTATGCTTATTCTAAGGAGACAACGACTCCGAAGTATGATCCGTTAAATCAGGATATCAAGATGAAGGATGCTTTGGATAACGTAGAGACACAGGCTGAAAAAGATTCTATCAAGAATTATTCGATTGACCGGACGACTATCAAGAGCGTGTCATTTAATAATGTCCACGTAGATGTGCAGAGCAAGAATCCGATGCCGTATGATCCGGCTAACTTCTCGCTCAGCTATTCTTATAGCGAGAATAGTAAACAGAATCCGGAAACGGAATATGAACGGACTAAAGACTGGAATGGTAGCTTTGCTTATACCTATACACCGTATGCGAAACCATTCCGTCCTTTCCAGAAACTGAAGCAGAACAACGGATATACCAAATATCTCAAACAGTTCTCGTTGAATTATCTGCCTTCGAACATCAGTTTCCAGACAACATTGATGCGTAATTATTACGAATTACAGCTGCGCGATCTGACCAGCCAGCAATATACCGGAGGAAAGAATAATATTCCGGTTTCATTCAGTCAGGAGTTTTATTGGGACCGGGCTTTCAGCTTACGCTGGGACTTTACCAATAACCTGTCGGTTAATTTCACGTCAGGAACGAATGCCCGTATCGAGGAACCGTATGTACAAGTCAACAAGCAATTGAATCCGGACGGATATAAAGTGTGGAAAGACTCGGTGATGCAAAGTATCAAAGATCTGGGTACGCCGCTGAAATACGACCAGCAGTTTACAGTAACCTGGAATCTTCCACTGCAATATATTCCGGTACTCGACTGGGTGAACAGTTCGGTTACTTATGACGCTACCTACAACTGGGAACGAAGCGCTGAAATTGAAGGAGACGATCCGATTGGTAATGTAGTCAAGAATCAGCGTCAGATTAACGGACAAATGAACCTGAACTTGCAGAGCCTGTATAACAAGAACAAGTATCTGAAGAAGATCAACCAGAAGTTCAATACGTCTTCACGCAATAACAACCAGAAGAAGAAAGTGAAGAAAGAGGTAAAGCTGGAGAAAGACATCGTCCTGAATCCGGATAGTGGAACCATCGTACAGCACGGTATGTTTACCAAGAAACTGCGTATTACGGCGCGTGGAGCCGACGGTAAAGTATATGCCATCAAATTCAAGCCGATTAATTATGCACAGGTGATGATTCTCAACAAAGATACGGCACATCTGAAACTGACTATCAAGCCAGGTCCTTCGGGTAGTGAGGAAATGTGGAACAAATCTATTGAATATGCGACCCGCTTCGCCATGATGTTAAGACGTATCAACATTCAATATACAACCAGCGACGGTATGATGCTGCCGGGCTTCTTGCCGGAAGTAGGCGACATGTTCGGACAGTCGCGCTCCAGCATCGGCATGGCTCCTGGACTGGGCTTTGCTTTCGGAGGTGTAAATCGCAGTTATATCGACTATGCCAACGACCGTGGCTGGCTGATCACCAATGATTCGACGAACATCACACCGGCAATGATCAGCAATGCCCGTAATTTGAATATCAATGCAACTTTGGAACCGATTCCTGGGTTGAAGATCGACTTGAATGCCAACCGGGTTGACACCCGAAATACAGAGGTTCAGTTCATGTATGCGGGCATGCCCGAAACATATAGTGGTAACTTCACAATGACAACCATTGCATTGGGCGGCTCGTTAGGAGGCGGCGGAAGCGCAGATAATAATTATGCGTCCAAGAGATTCGATAATTTCTTGGCTTATCGGGAGATCATCGCTTCCCGAATGGAAAATGCCTACGCACGGACTTCCTATCCGAATTCCGGATTCATTGAAGGAACGGCTTTGGCAAACCGTCCGTATAATCCGGACAATGGTAACGTCAGTCTTAATTCGGCAGATGTTTTGATTCCGGCCTTCTTGGCAGCTTATACCGGAAAAGACCCGTCGAAGGTAGAACTCTCGGCTTTCCCGTCGATCCGCAGTCTGCTTCCGAACTGGAGAATTACTTATAACGGCCTTACCAAGATTCCGCTTTTACAGCGGTATTTCAAGGATATCACCTTGAGTCATCAGTACAAGGCATCGTATAGTGTAGGTTCATTCTCATCCTTCCTCAACTGGGTAGATGCCGGACAAGACGGATTGGGTTATGTTCGTAGTGTATTGACAGGGAATCCGACTCCTTCTTCGCCTTATGATATCTCGGCAGTCAGCATCACCGACGGCTTCAGTCCGCTGTTGGGTGTAGATGCCACGGCGCTGAATAATATCACCGGTAAAGTAGAATATCGTACAACTCGGAACTTAAACCTGAACATCTCGTCATATCAGCTGGTAGAATCCAACTCCAACGAGTTTGTCATCGGTTTAGGATATAAGTTTGTTGAGTTCAACAAAGTCTTGAAGATGAAGAAAACCCAGAACTTCAGCAACGACTTGACCGTAAGTCTCGACTTCTCATACCGGAAGACGCAGTCGCTGATTCGTAAGATTGAAGAACAGTTCACGCAGGCAACCAGTGGTAACATTGCCAAGACCATTCAGTTCTCTGCCGATTACGGGTTGAGCCGAGCCTTGACGCTGCGAGCCTTCTACGACTTACAAATCAACAAGCCGTTAGTATCAAGCGAGTCCTATCCGACTTCCAATTCCAATTACGGAATCAGTCTCCGGTTCTCGCTGGCACAATAA
- a CDS encoding TonB-dependent receptor, translated as MRTFFTALLLCMSLGCLGQSIQLKGIIKNEDKQAIEFANIVLQTRDSSMVTGASSDAKGHFELMNISAGTYRLVISSVGYQTQEIWLTDLNQSRNLGEIYLAEEAFALDNVTVTASAQRSEIDRKIVYPSERQQKASANGVDLLQQLMLPRLQVDPVNNTIQIPGDGEVQLRINGVKVTNQEIRALRPDEIVRVEYHDNPGLRYGNAEIVIDYIVRRPETGGNFGIDIMQSPHVAWGNYQASMKINHKKSEFSANYWGGPRDFYGAYRDNQEDFNLGNGTELHRYEKGVPSHWKLMQQWLNVAYNLQDNNKYQFNVSLNYSGNNVPVQRFKGQLINRTNETDYVDMLDETSSHYHRPSLDIYYQRNLKKDQVLIFDVVGTYNKEFSDRLYQESRENNMLTNIRNKVYGKKYSIIGEGIYEKKLANGNRWGAGLRHTHSFSNNDYINGHTYRTEMQQGSTYLYGEFRGKAKKLDYMLGIGGTRSFYRQEGSVDLYQYYTFNPRLTLKYTFNDRAYLRLRSSISNEMPSLGNLSAIDQVIDSLQIQRGNPNLESYLYYRTSLDGEWSKGIFHTYFSMSYNYKPNAIMDEKYVEGNKIIQTWDNQKNWQSLTPMVQLRVGPVANILQFSVSGGLNHYISNGNTYKHRYSNWWMDASISANWKNFTFIYQIMTNQNRLVGETVSGDENAQILMLNYKWKDLRIGAGVFNPFTNDYKTISENWNQYASSRKSNHLQESSHMAFITLSYNFSFGRHYKSGSKKVSNQDSDSGIMQTGK; from the coding sequence ATGAGAACATTCTTTACAGCATTATTACTGTGTATGAGCTTGGGTTGTTTAGGACAATCCATACAACTGAAAGGAATCATCAAGAACGAAGATAAACAGGCCATTGAATTTGCCAATATCGTTTTACAGACACGCGATTCAAGTATGGTCACCGGCGCTTCTTCGGATGCTAAAGGGCATTTCGAATTAATGAACATCAGTGCCGGAACGTACCGGCTAGTCATCTCAAGTGTCGGTTATCAGACACAGGAAATCTGGCTGACCGACTTGAACCAGTCCCGTAACTTAGGTGAGATTTATCTAGCAGAAGAAGCCTTTGCTCTCGACAACGTCACGGTAACTGCTTCGGCACAACGAAGCGAAATAGACCGGAAAATTGTCTATCCATCCGAACGCCAGCAAAAGGCCTCGGCCAACGGCGTTGATTTGCTGCAACAACTAATGCTCCCGCGTCTTCAGGTTGATCCGGTAAACAATACCATTCAGATTCCGGGTGACGGTGAAGTACAGTTGCGAATCAACGGTGTGAAAGTAACCAACCAGGAAATCCGAGCCTTGCGTCCGGATGAAATCGTCCGGGTGGAATATCATGACAATCCCGGATTGCGTTACGGGAATGCCGAAATTGTAATAGATTACATCGTCCGCCGACCGGAAACAGGCGGGAACTTCGGTATTGACATCATGCAGTCACCGCATGTCGCTTGGGGAAATTACCAGGCCAGCATGAAGATCAACCATAAGAAGTCGGAATTCTCGGCCAATTACTGGGGCGGACCACGCGACTTCTACGGCGCTTATCGGGATAATCAGGAAGACTTCAATCTGGGAAACGGAACGGAACTGCATCGATATGAAAAAGGAGTTCCTTCACACTGGAAGCTGATGCAGCAATGGCTGAACGTAGCTTACAACCTGCAGGACAATAATAAATACCAATTCAACGTATCCCTCAATTATTCCGGGAACAATGTACCTGTCCAGCGTTTCAAAGGACAATTGATCAATCGGACGAATGAAACGGACTATGTAGATATGCTCGACGAGACCAGCAGTCATTACCACCGTCCTTCGCTCGACATCTATTATCAACGCAACCTGAAGAAAGACCAGGTCTTGATCTTCGATGTGGTAGGAACCTATAACAAAGAATTTTCCGATCGCCTTTATCAGGAAAGCCGGGAAAACAATATGCTGACCAATATCCGGAACAAGGTCTATGGAAAGAAATATTCCATCATCGGCGAAGGAATCTACGAAAAGAAACTGGCCAATGGAAACCGCTGGGGAGCTGGTCTGCGTCATACGCATTCCTTTTCCAACAACGATTATATCAACGGACATACATACCGGACGGAAATGCAACAAGGTTCGACCTATCTGTATGGAGAATTCCGGGGAAAGGCGAAGAAGTTAGATTATATGCTGGGTATTGGCGGAACACGTTCGTTCTATCGTCAGGAAGGAAGTGTAGATTTATACCAATATTATACCTTCAATCCGCGACTAACACTGAAATATACCTTCAACGATCGGGCATATCTACGCCTGCGTTCGTCCATCAGTAATGAAATGCCTTCGTTAGGAAACTTGAGTGCTATCGACCAGGTGATTGATTCCCTGCAAATCCAACGTGGTAACCCAAATCTGGAATCTTATTTATATTATCGGACAAGTCTGGACGGTGAATGGTCGAAAGGAATCTTCCACACCTACTTCAGCATGAGTTATAATTATAAGCCCAACGCTATCATGGACGAAAAGTATGTAGAAGGGAACAAGATCATCCAGACATGGGACAATCAGAAGAACTGGCAAAGCCTTACACCAATGGTACAGCTGCGTGTCGGTCCGGTAGCCAATATTCTTCAATTCTCTGTCAGTGGCGGATTGAATCATTACATCAGTAATGGCAATACTTACAAGCACCGGTATTCAAACTGGTGGATGGACGCCAGCATATCAGCCAACTGGAAGAATTTCACCTTCATATATCAGATTATGACCAACCAGAACCGTCTTGTAGGAGAAACAGTCTCAGGAGATGAAAATGCACAAATCCTAATGTTGAACTACAAATGGAAAGACCTGCGTATCGGAGCCGGTGTATTCAACCCGTTTACCAACGATTACAAGACCATCAGTGAAAACTGGAACCAATATGCATCGAGCCGTAAGTCCAATCACCTGCAAGAAAGTTCACACATGGCATTTATCACACTGAGTTATAACTTCTCTTTCGGCCGCCACTACAAGTCAGGCAGTAAGAAAGTAAGTAATCAGGATTCAGATTCAGGTATCATGCAGACCGGGAAATAA